The following coding sequences are from one Scomber scombrus chromosome 20, fScoSco1.1, whole genome shotgun sequence window:
- the LOC134002367 gene encoding collagen alpha-1(XVIII) chain-like, giving the protein MTSRIPPWFVGLFLLVPRLCCGRSSAYQLLDDPGSQGALDLTELIGVPLPPSVSFVTGFEGYPAYSFGPDANVGRLTKSFIPDPFYYDFAITVTAKPTTRRGGILFAITDAYQKIVHLGIALSEVEDGSQRVVLYYTDPGTTGGTQEAASFKMGDLTGRWARFTLTVQGAEVRLYMDCEEYHRVDFTRSRQPLTFEASSGVFVGNAGGTGLERFVGSIQQLVLKSDPTAPDDQCEEDDPYASGYGSGDDAYDDIEGRDEVKKIVEEREYNMPFPEVDPTYSTPVQAPPTEMPIDYDDNEDEYEDIEETSGQELEMTTVEVRSFQTATPASILDTSLQVSPGQKGEPGEPGPRGPQGSPGPPGRSTGGGDRGEPGPQGPAGPHGHPGPPGLPGSDGRPGRNGEIGVPGEIGIPGHPGLQGEPGTKGDKGDPGAGLPGPPGPPGPPGGKSSMFLEGSGFEDFDSDAEIIRGPPGLPGPPGPPGLPGSAVSPSEDIFPGPPGVPGKNGENGEPGVPGVDGKDGDPGPAGEKGHKGEPGVSGPPGSKGDQGPAGFPGLPGSEGPEGRSGPRGPPGPPGPPGPPTRGFMMDFEDLEGSGLQSGFGAVSRGPQGPSGIPGLPGSKGEEGLKGSTGQPGQKGEAGATGPSGFPGLEGLKGEEGPKGDKGDPGQKGEAGRDGLSVPGPPGPPGPPGPIINIQDLLLNDTDGVFNFSGISEAQGLSGPQGPKGDIGLQGVNGPPGLKGEKGEPGFVIASDGSLMSGLPGSVGPKGNKGDSGITGPHGIPGPIGPQGPKGEFGYPGRPGRPGMMGPKGERGDSSGLQGIPGPPGPPGRPGIFNCPKGTVFPIPPRPHCKMALNPNGSIAIGNCQTGLKGEKGERGLPGLPSPPVSLFPRGGWGERGEQGIQGEKGDQGEAGLPGRPGIPGRPGPVGPKGESVLGPPGHPGVPGSPGIPGYGRPGSVGPPGPPGLPVSHSRYGSAVTVAGPQGPAGPPGPPGPSSNSASMKTFSTRESMMQQTVRDPEGTLAFVTVTGSLFIKVSQGWKEIQLGSLIYLSNNIIPQDEPRVAYQIRGDTMQRVRSVKERLNLVALNQPHSGDMMGLNTADRMCYEQAKAMGLAPNYRAFISSHRQDLVHVVSPGFRETLPITNLRGDVMFRNWRSIFSGNGGPINARVPIYSFDGRDVLADPFWPQKSIWHGSNSRGLRVVDKHCEMWRANHMSVMGQASSLTSGLLLGQQTRSCSNQYIVLCIETHKTP; this is encoded by the exons ACCCTGGTTCTCAGGGAGCCTTGGACCTGACAGAGTTGATCGGTGTTCCCCTCCCACCCTCAGTTTCCTTTGTTACGGGCTTCGAGGGTTACCCTGCCTACAGCTTCGGCCCTGATGCCAACGTTGGCCGCCTCACGAAGTCATTCATTCCAGATCCATTCTACTATGACTTTGCCATCACAGTCACAGCTAAACCCACCACGAGACGTGGTGGCATTCTGTTCGCCATCACTGATGCTTACCAAAAA ATTGTACACTTAGGTATAGCGTTGTCTGAAGTGGAAGATGGTTCCCAGAGAGTGGTTTTATACTACACTGACCCAGGAACAACAGGTGGAACCCAAGAAGCTGCTTCCTTCAAGATGGGAGACCTGACAGGAAGATGGGCAAGGTTTACCCTTACTGTACAAGGAGCTGAG GTGCGTCTCTACATGGACTGTGAGGAATACCACCGAGTCGACTTCACCAGAAGCCGTCAGCCTCTGACCTTCGAGGCCAGCTCAGGGGTCTTTGTGGGGAATGCTGGGGGTACAGGCCTGGAGAGGTTTGTG GGCTCCATCCAGCAGCTGGTGTTGAAGTCAGATCCCACGGCCCCAGATGACCAGTGCGAGGAGGATGATCCTTAT GCCTCTGGATATGGAAGTGGTGATGATGCTTATGATGACATTGAGGGAAGAGATGAAGTGAAGAAGattgtggaggagagagagtatAACATG cCCTTCCCTGAGGTGGACCCAACTTACAGCACCCCGGTCCAAGCTCCACCCACTGAGATGCCAATAGATTATGATGATAATGAAGATGAATATGAAGACATAGAGGAGACTTCTGGGCAGGAGTTGGAAATGACCACAGTTGAAG TAAGATCATTTCAGACAGCTACTCCAGCCTCCATACTTGACACT TCCCTGCAGGTGTCTCCCGGACAGAAAGGGGAGCCAGGTGAACCAGGTCCACGTGGTCCTCAAGGATCCCCCGGCCCTCCAGGACGATCCACAGGAGGGGGAGATAGAGGGGAGCCGGGACCCCAAGGTCCGGCAGGTCCACACGGGCATCCAGGCCCACCTGGACTTCCTGGGTCAGATGGACGACCT GGACGCAACGGGGAAATTGGTGTTCCA GGTGAGATTGGGATTCCAGGACATCCAGGGCTTCAGGGAGAGCCTGGAACTAAAGGAGACAAG GGTGATCCTGGTGCTGGATTACCAGGTCCTCCAGGGCCACCTGGTCCTCCAGGTGGCAAGTCTTCCATGTTCCTG GAGGGGTCAGGATTTGAAGACTTTGACAGTGATGCAGAGATTATTAGG GGGCCTCCGGGGCTTCCAGGGCCTCCTGGCCCCCCAGGGCTGCCGGGATCTGCAGTTTCCCCATCTGAGGACATCTTTCCTGGACCGCCTGGAGTCCCTGGGAAAAATGGAGAGAATGGTGAACCTGGAGTCCCT GGAGTCGATGGAAAAGATGGGGATCCAGGGCCTGCTGGGGAAAAGGGACACAAG GGAGAGCCTGGTGTGAGCGGCCCACCAGGATCAAAG GGGGATCAGGGTCCTGCAGGATTTCCAGGCCTTCCAGGGTCAGAGGGTCCAGAAGGGAGGTCTGGCCCTAGGGGTCCACCTGGCCCTCCTGGGCCCCCAGGACCCCCTACAAGAGGCTTCATGATGGACTTTGAG GACCTGGAAGGATCTGGGTTGCAGAGTGGATTTGGAGCTGTGTCCAGAGGCCCACAG GGTCCTTCAGGAATTCCTGGACTTCCAGGATCCAAG GGAGAAGAAGGTTTAAAGGGCTCTACAGGACAGCCAGGGCAAAAG GGGGAGGCAGGTGCTACAGGACCATCAGGGTTTCCAGGACTGGAGGGATTAAAAGGGGAAGAG GGACCAAAAGGCGACAAAGGTGACCCAGGACAAAAG GGGGAGGCGGGACGGGATGGGCTCAGTGTACCTGGCCCTCCAGGGCCACCTGGACCCCCGGGACCCATTATCAACATCCAGGAT CTTCTTCTTAACGACACAGATGGTGTCTTCAACTTCTCAGGGATTTCTGAAGCTCAGGGACTTTCT GGACCACAGGGTCCAAAAGGTGACATTGGGTTGCAAGGTGTTAATGGGCCACCAGGACTGAAG ggtGAAAAGGGTGAGCCAGGATTTGTCATCGCATCAGATGGATCCTTGATGTCAGGCCTGCCTGGCTCAGTGGGACCCAAAGGAAACAAG GGAGATAGTGGTATAACTGGACCCCATGGAATTCCA GGGCCTATCGGACCACAAGGACCCAAGGGAGAATTTGGTTACCCTGGAAGACCT GGTCGTCCAGGCATGATGGGAcctaaaggagagagaggggactCTTCTGGCCTGCAG GGAATTCCTGGCCCTCCTGGGCCACCAGGGCGCCCAGGAATATTCAACTGTCCCAAAGGA ACAGTGTTCCCCATCCCTCCAAGACCCCACTGCAAGATGGCT CTTAATCCAAATGGAAGTATTGCAATTG GCAACTGCCAGACAGGACtaaagggagaaaagggagagagaggcctTCCTGGGTTGCCATCGCCACCAG TCTCATTGTTTCCCAGAGGAGGCTGG GGGGAGAGAGGTGAACAGGGCATCCAAGGGGAGAAGGGAGACCAGGGAGAGGCAGGTTTACCTGGGCGACCAGGTATCCCCGGGAGACCTGGACCCGTG GGACCCAAAGGAGAGTCAGTACTCGGCCCTCCAGGCCACCCTGGAGTGCCAGGCTCACCAGGAATCCCAGGCTATGGCAGACCAGGTTCTGTTGGGCCACCAGGGCCTCCAGGACTCCCAGTGTCACACTCAAGATATGGCTCAG CTGTCACCGTCGCTGGCCCGCAAGGACCAGCTGGACCACCTGGACCTCCTGGACCTTCGAGTAACTCAGCATCT atgaaaacattttctacCCGTGAGAGTATGATGCAGCAAACCGTCAGGGACCCAGAGGGAACTCTTGCATTCGTCACAGTGACAGGAAGTCTCTTCATCAAGGTCTCCCAGGGATGGAAAGAGATACAG CTTGGCAGTCTGATCTACCTCTCCAATAACATTATACCACAAGATGAG CCTCGAGTTGCATATCAGATAAGAGGAGACACAATGCAACGAGTACGATCAGTTAAAGAAAGG CTCAACCTGGTGGCCTTAAACCAGCCCCACTCAGGGGACATGATGGGGCTCAACACCGCTGACCGGATGTGTTATGAGCAGGCCAAGGCGATGGGCTTGGCTCCAAACTACCGCGCCTTCATTTCTTCCCACAGGCAAGACCTGGTCCATGTGGTCTCTCCTGGTTTCAGGGAGACTCTGCCAATAACAAACCTCAGG GGAGACGTGATGTTTAGGAATTGGCGTTCAATCTTCAGTGGCAACGGGGGGCCAATCAATGCCAGGGTACCCATTTACTCCTTTGATGGCCGGGATGTTTTAGCTGACCCCTTCTG GCCTCAGAAGAGCATCTGGCATGGTTCCAACAGCAGGGGTCTTAGAGTGGTGGACAAACACTGTGAGATGTGGCGGGCAAACCACATGTCTGTCATGGGCCAAGCATCAAGCCTGACCTCAGGTCTGCTCCTGGGACAGCAGACGAGGAGTTGTTCCAACCAGTATATTGTCCTTTGCATCGAGACCCACAAAACCCCTTAA
- the LOC134002279 gene encoding apolipoprotein D-like translates to MKAFQVLFVLSLAATAAHGQSFHSGSCPRPSVQDHFNVTKYMGTWYEIEKLPAAFEKGKCVQATYSLLADGTVKVHNAELLSNGKINSIEGVARVKDPSQPAILGVSFFKGVPDGPYWVLSTDYQSYSLVYSCSDFFGLFHVDFAWILARTRVLTDAVISQLHDKLAAAGVNINRLTVTNQTGCEVMQKS, encoded by the exons ATGAAGGCATTCCAG GTCCTGTTTGTGCTCTCCCTGGCTGCCACGGCAGCTCACGGTCAGTCTTTCCATTCTGGTTCTTGCCCCAGGCCATCCGTCCAAGACCATTTTAATGTCACAAAG TATATGGGTACATGGTATGAAATAGAGAAGCTCCCAGCTGCgtttgaaaaaggaaaatgtgtccaagctACATACAGTCTTCTTGCTGATGGGACGGTCAAGGTTCACAATGCAGAGCTGCT GTCTAATGGGAAGATAAATTCAATTGAGGGAGTTGCAAGAGTGAAAGACCCATCTCAACCTGCAATTCTAGGTGTCAGCTTCTTTAAAG GTGTTCCAGATGGCCCATACTGGGTACTCTCCACAGACTACCAGTCATATTCTCTGGTCTACTCTTGTTCTGACTTCTTTGGCCTTTTCCACGTTGACTTTGCCTGGATCCTGGCTCGCACTCGTGTGCTGACTGATGCTGTCATTAGCCAGTTACATGATAAGCTGGCTGCAGCTGGTGTAAACATAAACCGCCTGACAGTCACCAACCAGACTGGCTGTGAGGTCATGCAGAAGTCATGA